One genomic segment of Entelurus aequoreus isolate RoL-2023_Sb linkage group LG25, RoL_Eaeq_v1.1, whole genome shotgun sequence includes these proteins:
- the LOC133642225 gene encoding E3 SUMO-protein ligase ZBED1-like — protein sequence MKSIHALYETEKGKKEAALAQAEYVALTGDHWTSVSNTNYLGVTAHLITKAWELQSFALTIMKTEERHFAEACAEQFQTVACKWEIERKVTTIGTDSARNMIAAARILPYEHMPCIAHVIQRSITVSLADSGFVPALAKCRKIVGHFKHSPANLTELNAEQVKLGQQQEPLIQDVPTRWNSTLEMVKRIIPNQAAIKATLDQQQHNLVMLTPAEWDKLQRLETLLEPCRYVTQILGGEAYVSCSVVLPALCHLHRVMETSDEDPAYMIRFKTKFKDDLGSRQEHTNNAWLKIATALDPRFKDLKSVPKADREEVWTKLGGLLRESPGRPSHTTEDGPPKKKMNLLLQLGSDSESDEEVQPDRALHRYRAEPTIEMTDCPLQWWSSHAGAHDKLAPLARKYLATPASSVPCERLFSLAGHIVQKKRSALLSENVDKLVCLSNWLKDE from the exons atgaaaagtatccacgcactctatgaaacagaaaaggggaaaaaagaggcggctttagctcaagcggaatatgtcgccctgacaggagaccactggacgtcagtgagtaacacaaattacttgggagtaactgcacatttaataactaaagcatgggaattgcagtcctttgcgctaactataatgaaaacggaagaacgccactttgcagaggcatgtgcagaacagtttcaaactgtggcatgcaagtgggaaattgaaagaaaagttacaaccattgggactgacagtgcacgcaatatgattgctgcggctcgtattctaccatacgagcatatgccctgtatcgcgcacgtcatacagagaagcatcactgtgagtctcgctgacagcggatttgttcctgcattagccaagtgtcgcaagattgtgggacattttaaacacagcccggcaaacttaacggagctgaatgcagagcaggtgaaactcggacagcagcaggagccactgatccaagacgttccaacgcggtggaattccacacttgaaatggtcaaacgcatcatccccaatcaagcagcaataaaagcaaccctggatcaacagcagcataatctcgtcatgctgacgccagcagaatgggataaactccagagactggagacccttctagagccctgccg gtatgtgactcagatcctgggtggggaggcctacgtctcctgctcagtggtactacctgccctctgccacttacaccgtgtaatggaaacttctgatgaggaccctgcatacatgattagatttaagaccaaattcaaagacgacctaggctcccgccaagaacacaccaacaatgcatggctcaagattgcaaccgcactggacccacgttttaaggacttgaaaagtgtgcccaaggcagacagagaggaggtgtggaccaaacttggaggccttctgcgtgaatcacctggaagaccttcacacactactgaagatgggccacccaagaagaaaatgaaccttcttctacagctgggctcagattcagaatcagatgaagaggtacagcctgacagagccttacacaggtacagagcagagcccaccattgaaatgacggactgtcccttgcagtggtggtcatctcatgcaggagcccatgacaagctggctccgttggctcggaaatatctagccactcctgcatcctcagttccctgtgaaagactcttctcacttgccggtcacattgtgcaaaagaagcggtcagctttactctcagaaaatgtggacaaattggtttgcctcagtaactggctaaaggatgaatag